A single region of the Streptomyces sp. NBC_00425 genome encodes:
- a CDS encoding alpha-L-arabinofuranosidase B gives MIKPPWIRSVRRALVAAGATAALAAGLLTATATTSQAATQGPCDIYAAGSTPCVAAHSTTRALYGAYNGPLYQIRRASDNTTKDIAPLNAGGGADAAAQDSFCAGTSCVITVIYDQSPKGNNLTQALKGHWPGPAEGGNDNLANAFEAPVTVGGHKAYGVYVAPGTGYRNNNTNGIATGDQPEGMYAIFDGTHFNGGCCFDYGNAETTGNDDGNGTMEALYFGNSKGWGWGSGNGPWVMSDLENGLFSGVNRGFNANDPSVNNRFLTAMLKGGSNQWAIRGGDAQSGGLSTFYNGVRPNATGYNPMKKQGAIILGIGGDNSNTGQGTFYEGVMTSGYPSDATENAVQANITAAGYNGGSTSTATLTPGSRISLQATTAPCCTSHYLRHNDADTKVVISSINSSSSATDKADATWIVRAGLANTSCLSFESTDKPGQFLRHSNYQLYLNTDNGGSSFAKDATFCPTAGNSGVGTSFQSVNFPTKYLRHYNYTAYIADNGGSNAWDATKSWAQDTSWLTAAPWS, from the coding sequence GTGATCAAGCCACCTTGGATACGCAGCGTCAGACGCGCGCTGGTGGCGGCCGGCGCCACCGCCGCGCTCGCCGCAGGACTCCTCACCGCCACGGCCACCACCTCGCAGGCCGCCACCCAGGGGCCGTGCGACATCTACGCCGCAGGCAGTACCCCCTGCGTCGCGGCACACAGCACCACCCGGGCCCTGTACGGGGCGTACAACGGCCCGCTCTACCAGATCAGGCGCGCCTCCGACAACACGACCAAGGACATCGCCCCGCTGAACGCCGGAGGTGGCGCCGACGCCGCCGCGCAGGACTCCTTCTGTGCCGGCACCAGCTGCGTCATCACCGTCATCTACGACCAGTCTCCCAAGGGCAACAACCTCACCCAGGCGCTCAAGGGCCACTGGCCCGGGCCGGCCGAGGGCGGGAACGACAACCTGGCCAACGCCTTCGAAGCGCCGGTCACCGTCGGCGGGCACAAGGCGTACGGCGTCTACGTCGCACCCGGCACCGGCTACCGCAACAACAACACCAACGGCATCGCCACCGGCGACCAGCCGGAGGGCATGTACGCGATCTTCGACGGCACGCACTTCAACGGCGGCTGCTGCTTCGACTACGGCAACGCCGAGACGACCGGCAACGACGACGGCAACGGCACCATGGAGGCTCTCTACTTCGGCAACAGCAAGGGCTGGGGCTGGGGCAGCGGCAACGGCCCCTGGGTCATGTCCGACCTGGAGAACGGCCTGTTCTCCGGGGTCAACCGCGGATTCAACGCCAATGACCCCAGTGTCAACAACCGGTTCCTGACCGCCATGCTCAAGGGCGGCTCGAACCAGTGGGCCATCCGCGGCGGCGACGCGCAGTCGGGCGGCCTGTCCACCTTCTACAACGGCGTACGCCCCAACGCCACCGGCTACAACCCGATGAAGAAGCAAGGCGCGATCATCCTCGGCATCGGCGGCGACAACAGCAACACCGGCCAAGGCACCTTCTACGAAGGCGTCATGACCTCGGGCTACCCCTCGGACGCCACCGAGAACGCCGTACAGGCCAACATCACCGCCGCCGGCTACAACGGCGGCTCGACCAGCACCGCAACCCTCACCCCCGGCTCCCGGATCTCCCTGCAGGCCACCACCGCGCCCTGCTGCACCTCGCACTACCTCCGCCACAACGACGCCGACACCAAGGTCGTCATCTCCAGCATCAACTCCTCCAGCTCGGCCACCGACAAGGCCGACGCCACCTGGATCGTCCGCGCCGGCCTGGCCAACACTTCCTGCCTGTCCTTCGAGTCCACCGACAAGCCGGGTCAGTTCCTACGCCACTCCAACTACCAGCTCTACCTGAACACCGACAACGGAGGCAGCTCGTTCGCCAAGGACGCCACCTTCTGCCCCACTGCGGGCAACAGCGGGGTCGGCACCTCCTTCCAGTCCGTCAACTTCCCGACCAAGTACCTCCGCCACTACAACTACACGGCCTACATAGCCGACAACGGCGGCTCCAACGCCTGGGACGCCACCAAGTCGTGGGCTCAGGACACCAGTTGGCTGACCGCGGCTCCCTGGAGCTGA
- a CDS encoding glycoside hydrolase family 43 protein, with translation MSATPLPSRRLFLGMAATVPLSMTGALAVAGQSASAATGSPFVMGYFTQSPRNLGTDYGLHLAVSTDGLQWMPLNQNNPVVTPTGGDGGLRDPFILPKHDGGYVVMATNLKGTDWTEQSQVIHVWDSKDLRSFDNYRLLKLHSMATHSWAPEAFWDASRGQYAIIYSAVNSSGHNVIMVNYTTDFQTVTPPQVFFDPGYDVIDGSLAMGVNGVNYLYFKGHNKLVGAKSTSLTPGSFTVYTPGLAPQGGIEAPILAQASGTWYLWGDANALFYTWQTDDLSAGTWTATDRRVCTQPLNSKHATIQPIPQTVYDNLVAQWGKPAWNRLKSFNFPDRYWRHADDIGRIDPYPFDPYTDAEWKLVPGLADPSGVSFQSVNSPSRYLRHAYYQLRLDVNDGTTKFAQDATFHRTAGLADPSWSSFRSHNYPDRYIRHFDYVLRIDPISTALGRADATFSVWY, from the coding sequence ATGAGCGCAACCCCCCTCCCGTCGCGCCGGCTGTTCCTCGGCATGGCCGCGACGGTGCCGCTGTCCATGACCGGCGCGCTGGCCGTCGCCGGCCAGTCCGCGAGCGCCGCGACGGGCTCCCCCTTCGTCATGGGCTACTTCACCCAGTCACCGAGAAACCTCGGTACGGACTACGGCCTGCACCTCGCGGTCAGCACCGACGGGCTGCAGTGGATGCCCCTGAACCAGAACAACCCCGTCGTGACCCCGACCGGGGGCGACGGCGGTCTGCGCGACCCCTTCATCCTGCCCAAGCACGACGGCGGCTACGTCGTGATGGCGACCAACCTGAAGGGAACCGACTGGACAGAGCAGAGCCAGGTCATCCACGTCTGGGACTCCAAGGACCTGCGCTCCTTCGACAACTACCGCCTGCTCAAGCTGCACTCGATGGCCACGCACAGCTGGGCCCCCGAGGCCTTCTGGGACGCCTCCCGCGGCCAGTACGCCATCATCTACTCGGCCGTCAACAGCAGCGGACACAACGTGATCATGGTGAACTACACCACGGACTTCCAGACCGTGACGCCGCCGCAGGTCTTCTTCGACCCGGGCTACGACGTCATCGACGGCTCCCTGGCCATGGGCGTGAACGGCGTCAACTACCTCTACTTCAAGGGCCACAACAAGCTCGTGGGTGCGAAGTCCACTTCCCTCACCCCTGGCAGTTTCACCGTCTACACCCCTGGCCTGGCGCCGCAGGGAGGCATCGAAGCCCCGATCCTCGCCCAGGCCTCCGGCACCTGGTACCTGTGGGGCGACGCCAACGCGCTGTTCTACACCTGGCAGACCGACGACCTCTCCGCCGGCACCTGGACCGCCACCGACCGGCGTGTCTGCACCCAGCCTCTGAACTCCAAACACGCCACCATCCAGCCGATTCCCCAGACGGTGTACGACAACCTTGTCGCCCAGTGGGGCAAGCCCGCCTGGAACCGGCTGAAATCCTTCAACTTCCCGGACAGGTACTGGCGGCATGCGGATGACATCGGCCGCATCGACCCGTACCCGTTCGACCCGTACACCGATGCGGAATGGAAGCTGGTGCCCGGACTGGCCGATCCTTCGGGAGTCTCCTTCCAGTCCGTCAACTCCCCGAGCCGCTACCTACGACACGCGTACTACCAGCTGCGACTGGACGTCAACGACGGCACCACGAAGTTCGCCCAGGACGCCACCTTCCACAGGACCGCCGGACTCGCCGACCCTTCGTGGTCGTCGTTCCGCTCTCACAACTACCCGGACCGCTATATCCGGCATTTCGACTACGTGCTGCGCATCGATCCGATCTCCACCGCTCTCGGCAGGGCCGACGCCACGTTCTCCGTCTGGTACTGA
- a CDS encoding VOC family protein yields the protein MEIVSSRKITTFLMFEGNAEDAMTFYISLFDDAEVVSISRYGAEGPGKEGSVQHATFSLAGEQFMCIDSPVQHDFTFTPAVSLFVQCQDEAELDRLFAALAEQGAVLMPLGDYGFSPKFGWVNDRFGVSWQLNLPA from the coding sequence ATGGAGATCGTGTCGTCACGGAAGATCACCACGTTTCTGATGTTCGAGGGGAACGCCGAGGACGCGATGACCTTCTACATCTCGCTGTTCGACGATGCCGAGGTGGTCAGCATCAGTCGCTACGGAGCCGAGGGTCCCGGCAAGGAAGGCAGTGTGCAGCACGCGACGTTCTCGCTCGCCGGTGAGCAGTTCATGTGCATCGACAGCCCTGTGCAGCACGACTTCACCTTCACGCCCGCCGTCTCGCTCTTCGTCCAGTGTCAGGACGAAGCCGAGTTGGACCGCCTCTTCGCGGCCCTGGCCGAGCAAGGCGCCGTGCTGATGCCGCTGGGGGACTATGGCTTCAGCCCCAAGTTCGGCTGGGTCAACGACCGGTTCGGCGTCTCCTGGCAGCTGAACCTGCCCGCCTGA
- a CDS encoding SDR family oxidoreductase — MPRTARPIALVTGVGRSIGIGAAVARRLARAGWNVAFTYWTPYDARMSWGAEAGAADTIAKSLADEGAETAAVEADLADPDTPERVFDEVRRRLGDVTALVMCHCESVDSGLLDTTLESFDRHFAVNARATWLLIREHGRRFQGAHGTGRVISLTSDHTVGNLPYGASKGALDRITLAAAHELASLGITANVINPGPVDTGWMSDDIRDHVLRRTPLGRLGNPQDTAHLVEFLCSPQGQWINGQLLKSNGGFAH, encoded by the coding sequence ATGCCCCGCACCGCCCGGCCGATCGCGTTGGTGACAGGAGTCGGCCGCTCCATCGGGATCGGCGCGGCCGTCGCCCGCCGGTTGGCCCGGGCCGGCTGGAACGTCGCGTTCACGTACTGGACGCCGTACGACGCGCGAATGTCCTGGGGCGCAGAGGCGGGCGCCGCGGACACCATCGCCAAGTCCCTGGCGGACGAGGGCGCCGAGACGGCGGCCGTCGAGGCGGACCTCGCCGACCCGGACACTCCGGAACGTGTCTTCGACGAGGTCCGGCGCCGCCTCGGCGACGTCACGGCTCTCGTGATGTGCCACTGCGAGTCGGTCGACTCGGGCCTGCTCGACACCACCCTGGAGAGCTTCGACCGCCACTTCGCGGTGAACGCGCGCGCCACCTGGCTGCTGATCCGCGAGCACGGTCGTCGCTTCCAGGGCGCTCACGGAACGGGACGTGTGATCAGCCTCACCAGTGACCACACCGTCGGCAACCTGCCCTACGGAGCCAGCAAGGGGGCGCTGGACCGCATCACACTGGCCGCCGCCCACGAACTCGCCTCTCTCGGGATCACCGCCAACGTGATCAACCCGGGGCCGGTGGACACCGGGTGGATGTCCGACGACATTCGGGACCATGTGCTGCGCCGGACGCCGCTGGGACGGCTGGGCAACCCGCAGGACACCGCCCACCTCGTCGAGTTCCTGTGCTCACCGCAGGGGCAGTGGATCAACGGGCAGCTGCTGAAGAGCAACGGCGGATTCGCCCACTGA
- a CDS encoding ATP-grasp domain-containing protein, which translates to MTEHDFLALAPQYTTTSELLSSSARRRGMDVEVLPAHADVGTAIARGGGHYFGGPAFAARVVDTLDVALLEPSDDWLATLPYAYTGRRIAMATLGEARSLSRPAFVKPPSAKTFPAAVYSSGKGLPTGPELSADVPVQISDVVTWAAEFRLYILDGEVRTGSQYATFGRLDAERLHGHRYEDHVLEFADDLLATCGGGLPGAVVVDVGLLATPEHGTADRWAVVEANMAWFSNCYAADPDRVLDVVLRSAGPRTRMAERDHRFCRGTTPG; encoded by the coding sequence GTGACGGAGCATGACTTCCTGGCGTTGGCGCCGCAATACACCACGACATCCGAGCTGCTCTCGAGTTCGGCGCGTCGGCGCGGGATGGACGTGGAAGTGCTTCCCGCCCACGCAGATGTGGGCACCGCCATCGCGAGGGGTGGTGGTCACTACTTCGGCGGCCCCGCTTTCGCGGCACGCGTCGTGGACACCCTCGACGTCGCACTCCTGGAACCGTCTGACGACTGGCTGGCCACGTTGCCCTACGCGTACACGGGACGGCGCATCGCCATGGCCACCCTGGGCGAGGCGCGATCCCTGTCCCGACCGGCTTTCGTCAAGCCGCCGAGTGCCAAGACCTTCCCGGCCGCCGTCTACTCCAGCGGTAAGGGCCTCCCGACGGGGCCGGAGCTGTCGGCGGACGTGCCGGTCCAGATCAGCGACGTGGTGACCTGGGCAGCCGAGTTTCGCCTGTACATCCTGGACGGCGAGGTCCGCACGGGTTCGCAGTACGCGACCTTCGGCCGTCTCGACGCCGAGCGCCTGCACGGGCACCGCTACGAGGACCACGTCCTGGAGTTCGCGGACGATCTGCTGGCCACGTGCGGCGGTGGCCTGCCCGGCGCGGTGGTGGTGGACGTCGGGCTCCTGGCCACACCTGAGCACGGCACCGCCGACCGGTGGGCGGTGGTCGAGGCGAACATGGCGTGGTTCAGCAACTGCTACGCCGCGGATCCTGACCGCGTCCTGGACGTCGTCCTGCGCTCAGCCGGACCCCGGACGCGGATGGCGGAGCGGGACCACCGCTTCTGCCGGGGGACGACGCCAGGGTGA
- a CDS encoding TraR/DksA family transcriptional regulator: MGDASRDSKGEPGTSSPSGARARLAADRADTLARAAALSRDFDGIVAANALVAVDDEHDPEGGTTAFERAHVAALMAQAREHLEELDRALERLEQGQYGQCESCGRTIPPERLEIRPAATTCVSCARAGPRRSPPRA, from the coding sequence ATGGGCGATGCATCCCGCGACAGCAAGGGCGAGCCCGGTACGTCCAGCCCCTCGGGCGCGCGTGCGCGCCTCGCGGCCGACCGGGCCGACACCCTCGCGCGTGCGGCCGCACTGAGCCGCGACTTCGACGGGATCGTCGCGGCGAATGCCCTGGTCGCAGTCGACGACGAGCACGACCCCGAGGGAGGCACCACCGCCTTCGAGCGGGCGCACGTCGCGGCTCTGATGGCGCAGGCGCGGGAGCACCTGGAAGAACTGGACCGGGCGCTGGAACGCCTCGAACAGGGACAGTACGGACAGTGCGAGAGCTGCGGCAGGACGATTCCGCCCGAACGCCTGGAGATACGTCCGGCGGCCACCACGTGCGTCAGCTGCGCCCGGGCCGGCCCGCGCCGGTCGCCGCCGCGCGCCTGA
- a CDS encoding TolB family protein encodes MEFKKRKAAGRVRAVLGAVVVVCAVTTALPGAVSAEPMTVPGAASDSVAGVERISVAPDGTEGDGDSAGATITADGLRIAFSSSAKNLTPSNPVTFEKVFVRDLQAGRTTQMSTNTSPIQRPVISGDGQYVALWGQLFRDTKVLLSQVSSASTIGVNCSGLSCSQPSLSADGRYVAHVATFSRPPSRQRIEVRDWRADTTRTVAEFDHSVQARPSISGDGRFVAYQDGRTQDVFVWDRTDNISTGPIEGPSIAATLVQLSQDGSKVVYLSGSDTYVHDESSGTDQLVPNVRGLAIDPTGRHLLYAPYDANGPSLVLRDLETGTDEIVSTRPASAGTDAVSAGGREVVFHSTADDIVPGDTNGKSDVFIRRFP; translated from the coding sequence ATGGAATTCAAGAAGCGGAAGGCCGCCGGACGTGTGCGTGCCGTCTTAGGCGCCGTGGTCGTGGTCTGCGCGGTCACGACGGCGTTGCCGGGAGCGGTTTCGGCTGAGCCGATGACCGTGCCGGGCGCCGCGAGCGACAGCGTGGCCGGGGTCGAGCGGATCAGTGTCGCGCCCGACGGCACTGAGGGCGACGGTGACTCCGCCGGCGCCACGATCACGGCCGACGGCCTGCGTATCGCCTTCTCGTCGTCGGCGAAGAACCTGACACCCTCCAACCCGGTCACGTTCGAGAAGGTGTTCGTCCGTGACCTGCAGGCGGGCCGGACCACGCAGATGAGCACCAACACGTCTCCGATCCAGCGCCCGGTGATCAGCGGGGACGGGCAGTACGTCGCCCTGTGGGGACAGCTGTTCCGAGACACGAAGGTCCTACTGTCCCAGGTGAGCTCGGCAAGCACGATCGGCGTCAACTGCTCGGGCCTCAGCTGCAGTCAGCCCTCGCTCAGCGCGGACGGCCGCTACGTCGCCCACGTCGCCACCTTCAGCCGACCGCCGTCCCGGCAGCGCATCGAGGTGCGGGACTGGCGCGCCGACACCACGCGGACCGTCGCCGAGTTCGATCACAGCGTTCAGGCCCGCCCGTCCATCAGCGGCGACGGCCGGTTCGTCGCCTACCAGGACGGCCGGACACAGGACGTCTTCGTCTGGGACCGCACCGACAACATCTCCACCGGCCCGATCGAAGGTCCGTCCATAGCGGCCACACTCGTCCAGCTCAGCCAGGACGGCAGCAAGGTCGTCTACCTGTCGGGCTCCGACACCTACGTCCACGACGAGAGCTCGGGCACCGACCAACTGGTGCCCAACGTACGGGGCTTGGCCATCGATCCCACCGGCCGCCATCTGCTGTACGCCCCATACGACGCGAACGGACCGTCGCTCGTGCTGCGCGATTTGGAGACGGGCACCGACGAAATCGTCTCCACCCGGCCCGCCTCGGCCGGGACCGACGCGGTCAGCGCCGGCGGGCGCGAGGTGGTCTTCCATTCCACGGCCGATGACATCGTGCCCGGCGACACCAACGGCAAGTCGGACGTCTTCATCCGGCGTTTCCCCTGA
- a CDS encoding lamin tail domain-containing protein produces the protein MRMRHALATVAAAGTIAAITAGPAQATEYTSALKVKGVQYDAPGSDSNRCSGGNTKDEYLTIKNYSRTATVDLKGYVVKDATGNKFTFASSHKLEPGDYVKLRGGRGTSSDAGNVVYRQNCNFIWNNDKDTIYLLKPSGAKADVHSYTKRANDADGNGYINYHG, from the coding sequence ATGCGCATGCGCCATGCCCTGGCCACAGTCGCCGCTGCCGGCACGATAGCCGCGATCACCGCAGGACCGGCCCAGGCCACCGAGTACACGTCGGCGCTGAAGGTCAAGGGCGTCCAGTACGACGCACCCGGCAGCGACTCCAACCGGTGTTCCGGCGGCAACACCAAAGACGAGTACCTGACGATCAAGAACTACTCCCGCACCGCGACCGTCGACCTCAAGGGCTACGTGGTCAAGGACGCCACGGGGAACAAGTTCACCTTCGCCTCCAGCCACAAGCTCGAGCCCGGCGACTACGTGAAGCTGCGCGGCGGCAGGGGCACCAGCTCCGACGCCGGCAACGTCGTCTACCGCCAGAACTGCAACTTCATCTGGAACAACGACAAGGACACCATCTACCTGCTGAAGCCGTCGGGCGCCAAGGCAGACGTCCACTCCTACACCAAGCGCGCCAACGACGCCGACGGCAACGGATACATCAACTACCACGGCTGA
- a CDS encoding DUF1569 domain-containing protein gives MPPIDLARLAERLHQNLGRPERELLAPGSSWNLSQTLQHCAQTVRYSVTGYPALKPVLFRATAGALAKRVFLRRGAMRHSLAAEIDGAPPLDPELPVTEAAAGLTEAVALFANHTAEHAPHPAYGRCTHDEFARLHAMHLAEHLPGLADA, from the coding sequence ATGCCCCCGATCGATCTCGCCCGGCTCGCCGAACGGTTGCACCAGAACCTCGGCAGGCCCGAGCGCGAGCTGCTGGCTCCGGGAAGTTCCTGGAATCTCTCCCAGACGCTGCAGCACTGTGCGCAGACCGTCCGCTACTCCGTGACCGGCTACCCCGCGCTGAAGCCCGTCCTGTTCCGGGCGACGGCGGGCGCCCTCGCCAAGAGGGTCTTCCTGCGCCGCGGCGCCATGAGGCACTCGCTCGCCGCCGAGATCGACGGAGCGCCGCCCCTGGACCCGGAACTGCCGGTGACCGAGGCCGCGGCCGGTCTTACGGAGGCGGTGGCCCTGTTCGCGAACCACACCGCAGAGCACGCCCCCCACCCCGCCTATGGGCGCTGCACGCACGACGAGTTCGCACGGCTGCACGCCATGCATCTCGCCGAGCATCTTCCCGGCCTGGCGGACGCCTGA
- a CDS encoding ABC transporter substrate-binding protein codes for MRSTPRGAFVALALTPLLAGCFVSSEQGAGAGPDGGPGGRLRVALAVPPAQALSPYSNDATVLSKLSVAEGLTALDRSGDAAPALASSWKQTDPTSWTFELRKATFQDGTPLTAEAVVNSLGHADAARPKPRVLSDVTLIAKADDVDTLTISTKAADPVLPLRLASPALAILSGKAYAKDGTASPVGTGTGPFRITKLVGKSRVTLDRYDGYWGGKAKASGIDVTWTADGTARANALRSGDVDIAEWIPTSQAKLLEAKTRHEVSSVRTDSLILNTGGGLFTDTALRAAARRAVDGAPLVGSVFSGYADPAQGLFGPAVSWAAGKRVDVTGRARAATAAQVKAQTKGRTVRLATYTNRAELPEAASVLQQQLEQAGFTVKQDVREYTQMEADLLAGKYDALVFSRVTLLDTGDAVAYLASDFLSDGVYNIARLKDPKVDQAIKSAAEEGDVTKRQQKIMAAEAQVLRTDAVVPLVHEKVVQGIAAGVEGVLLDPRERSLIDVDTHLK; via the coding sequence ATGCGTTCGACCCCCCGCGGCGCCTTCGTGGCCCTCGCTCTCACTCCGCTGCTCGCAGGATGTTTCGTGTCCAGCGAGCAAGGCGCGGGCGCGGGCCCGGACGGGGGACCGGGAGGACGGCTGAGAGTCGCGCTCGCCGTGCCGCCGGCCCAGGCGCTGTCCCCGTACAGCAACGACGCGACCGTGCTGAGCAAGCTCTCCGTCGCCGAAGGGCTCACCGCCCTGGACCGGAGCGGCGACGCGGCCCCCGCGCTGGCGTCGTCCTGGAAACAGACCGACCCGACCAGCTGGACCTTCGAGTTGCGCAAGGCCACCTTCCAGGACGGCACCCCGCTCACCGCCGAAGCCGTCGTCAACTCCCTCGGCCACGCTGACGCCGCACGGCCCAAGCCCCGCGTCCTCAGCGACGTCACCCTCATCGCGAAGGCCGACGACGTCGACACGCTCACCATCAGCACCAAGGCCGCCGATCCGGTGCTCCCGCTGCGTCTGGCCAGCCCGGCGCTGGCCATCCTCTCCGGCAAGGCCTACGCGAAGGACGGCACCGCCAGTCCGGTCGGCACCGGAACCGGCCCCTTCCGGATCACGAAGCTCGTCGGAAAGTCCAGGGTCACGCTCGACCGTTACGACGGCTACTGGGGCGGGAAGGCCAAGGCGTCCGGCATCGACGTGACCTGGACAGCCGACGGCACGGCCCGCGCCAACGCCCTGCGCAGCGGCGACGTGGACATCGCCGAGTGGATCCCCACGTCACAGGCGAAGCTGCTGGAGGCGAAAACCCGTCACGAGGTTTCGTCCGTACGGACCGACAGCCTCATCCTGAACACCGGCGGCGGCCTGTTCACCGACACGGCGCTGCGCGCGGCGGCCCGCCGGGCCGTGGACGGCGCCCCGCTCGTCGGCTCGGTCTTCAGCGGGTACGCCGACCCCGCGCAGGGCCTGTTCGGGCCCGCCGTCTCCTGGGCGGCCGGCAAGCGCGTCGACGTCACCGGTCGGGCGAGAGCCGCGACCGCAGCGCAGGTGAAGGCGCAGACGAAGGGCAGGACCGTGCGTCTGGCCACGTACACCAACCGCGCCGAACTGCCCGAGGCCGCGTCCGTCCTCCAGCAGCAGCTGGAGCAGGCCGGGTTCACCGTGAAGCAGGACGTACGCGAGTACACACAGATGGAGGCCGACCTCCTCGCCGGCAAGTACGACGCCCTCGTGTTCTCCCGGGTGACACTCCTCGACACCGGCGACGCGGTCGCCTACCTGGCGAGCGACTTCCTGAGCGACGGCGTGTACAACATCGCCCGTCTGAAGGACCCCAAGGTGGACCAGGCCATCAAGTCGGCCGCCGAGGAAGGCGACGTGACGAAGCGGCAGCAGAAGATCATGGCCGCCGAAGCGCAGGTTCTGCGTACCGACGCCGTCGTCCCGCTCGTCCACGAGAAGGTCGTTCAGGGCATCGCCGCCGGCGTCGAGGGCGTGCTCCTCGACCCGCGCGAGCGCTCCCTGATCGACGTCGACACCCACCTGAAGTAG